Proteins from one Staphylococcus sp. IVB6214 genomic window:
- a CDS encoding metal-dependent hydrolase, whose protein sequence is MTGKTHAAAGLLVGTAVAMHFELDIFETVTSMVIASIASVFPDICHTQSKIGRKVPLLSWIIKRLFGHRTLTHSILFIVMIYGLLYTIQTPIYYMISIICGMLSHVILDMLTPRGVHLLFPLPIRVRFPIQFKTGGLLDLSLATTFSILTIYILFDEGVRNIIDSLLHGM, encoded by the coding sequence ATGACAGGTAAAACACATGCCGCAGCTGGTTTGTTAGTCGGTACAGCAGTTGCAATGCATTTCGAATTAGATATTTTTGAAACCGTCACTAGTATGGTCATCGCTAGTATTGCGAGTGTATTTCCGGATATTTGCCATACGCAGAGTAAAATAGGGCGTAAAGTGCCACTTTTGAGTTGGATTATCAAACGTTTGTTTGGGCATCGGACATTAACGCATTCGATATTGTTTATCGTCATGATATACGGGTTATTGTATACGATACAAACACCGATATACTACATGATTTCTATAATCTGTGGTATGCTTTCACATGTAATATTAGATATGTTGACCCCTAGAGGCGTTCACCTATTATTTCCGTTGCCTATCAGAGTGAGATTCCCGATACAATTTAAAACGGGTGGCTTGCTTGATTTGTCTTTGGCAACAACATTTAGTATTTTGACGATATACATACTATTTGATGAAGGGGTAAGAAATATTATTGACTCACTACTTCATGGCATGTGA
- a CDS encoding YjiH family protein, translated as MDNLTKQQQTLGKWKFILLSLIGIILFLVPVPIVEDGQRKTTLPIAFLAGIFKDTIGGVMPYLIIAIITISGILTILYSLIWRNKKNQSEFMVNTFNVTWPWVVVRLFAVAFAWLTFLQVGPEWVTSEDTGALIFADLLPTLVAVFFFAAIFLPLLLEYGLLEFLGPIFRPIMRPLFTLPGRSTVDNLASFIGDGTVGVMITSKQYEQGFYTRREATVIATTFSVVSLTFAIVIAETIGLINRFAAFYFTVIVACFVAALIMPRIWPLRSVEDNYVDGVSAKERPEKRYSYKEALTKGYGDAVETGYHAPGFQRYVHTAVRTVMDMWLVVIPVVMAIGTAATILATYTPIFTIVGKPFVPFLELLQVPEAAAASETMIIGFADMFLPSILIEGVQSDLTRFVVGVLSVCQLIYLSEVGGVILGSKIPVSLGKLFLIFLIRTIITLPVIVLFAHIFF; from the coding sequence ATGGATAACTTAACAAAACAGCAGCAAACACTAGGAAAATGGAAATTTATTCTCTTGTCATTAATTGGTATTATTTTATTTTTAGTACCTGTGCCAATTGTTGAAGATGGACAACGTAAAACAACATTGCCAATTGCATTTTTAGCAGGTATTTTCAAAGACACAATTGGTGGTGTAATGCCATATTTAATAATTGCGATTATTACTATTTCCGGGATTTTAACAATTTTATATAGTTTGATTTGGCGTAACAAAAAAAATCAATCAGAATTTATGGTTAATACTTTTAATGTTACTTGGCCATGGGTTGTCGTTCGACTATTCGCCGTTGCTTTTGCATGGCTTACGTTTTTACAAGTCGGACCAGAATGGGTGACATCAGAAGATACAGGTGCCTTGATTTTTGCTGATTTACTCCCAACACTTGTTGCAGTCTTTTTCTTCGCTGCAATCTTCTTACCATTGTTGTTAGAATATGGGCTGTTAGAATTTTTAGGACCCATTTTTAGACCTATTATGCGCCCTTTATTTACATTGCCAGGACGCTCAACAGTTGATAACTTAGCCTCATTTATTGGTGACGGTACAGTCGGTGTGATGATTACGAGTAAACAATATGAGCAAGGTTTTTATACACGTAGAGAAGCAACCGTTATTGCGACAACGTTCAGCGTGGTATCTTTAACATTTGCGATTGTTATCGCTGAAACAATCGGTCTGATCAATCGATTCGCTGCGTTTTACTTTACAGTAATCGTTGCATGTTTTGTCGCCGCATTAATTATGCCACGTATTTGGCCGTTGCGTTCAGTAGAAGATAACTATGTAGACGGTGTTTCTGCAAAAGAACGCCCAGAGAAGCGTTATTCATACAAAGAAGCACTCACAAAAGGATACGGCGATGCGGTTGAAACAGGCTATCACGCACCAGGATTCCAGCGTTATGTTCATACAGCAGTACGCACTGTGATGGATATGTGGTTAGTCGTTATTCCAGTCGTAATGGCAATCGGTACAGCTGCTACAATACTGGCAACGTATACACCCATTTTTACTATTGTTGGTAAGCCATTTGTACCATTTTTAGAGCTGTTGCAAGTTCCAGAAGCGGCTGCCGCATCTGAAACAATGATTATCGGTTTTGCAGATATGTTCTTACCATCTATTCTCATTGAGGGTGTTCAAAGTGACTTAACGCGTTTTGTAGTAGGTGTGCTTAGCGTATGTCAGTTAATCTATTTATCAGAAGTTGGCGGTGTAATTCTAGGTTCTAAAATACCAGTCAGTCTAGGAAAGTTATTCTTGATTTTCCTCATTCGTACAATTATCACATTGCCAGTTATCGTTTTATTCGCACATATCTTTTTCTAA
- a CDS encoding iron chelate uptake ABC transporter family permease subunit has protein sequence MRLHLKQSYIIVTLFLIVFAVLGLSAGAVWIAPTQVLQEVWTNRNFILAEYRVPRMLLAILVGAALSISGAVIQGVVRNPLASPDVIGITKGASLAAVIVIIVFPAAPLFILPVASFAGALVISIILSLLISYKNVKGSQLALIGMAIGAIAMAVVQYLLIRHPMEANIALVWLTGSLFGRSMQHVMTILPWLCVGIPIILYYSHKLDILHLGDEVATALGTEVKRVKMMLLLAAVMLAGSAISVVGGLSFLGLIAPHIARSIVGHKHFHIVLMSGLIGSVLMVVGDAAARIIAPPIDIPVGVLIAIIGAPYFLFVLRKM, from the coding sequence ATGAGATTACATTTAAAACAAAGTTATATCATAGTGACCCTATTTCTGATTGTTTTTGCGGTTTTAGGTTTAAGTGCAGGAGCTGTGTGGATTGCGCCGACGCAAGTACTCCAAGAAGTATGGACCAACCGGAACTTTATCCTTGCAGAATATCGCGTCCCCCGTATGTTATTAGCCATATTAGTTGGTGCTGCGTTATCGATTTCAGGGGCTGTAATACAAGGAGTCGTACGCAATCCATTGGCATCGCCGGATGTGATTGGTATTACGAAAGGAGCAAGTTTGGCAGCAGTTATTGTCATTATTGTATTTCCGGCTGCGCCGCTCTTTATTTTGCCAGTTGCATCGTTTGCTGGTGCACTCGTTATTAGTATCATTTTATCCCTTCTCATTAGTTATAAAAATGTAAAAGGTTCACAACTTGCTTTGATTGGGATGGCAATCGGTGCCATCGCTATGGCTGTCGTTCAATATCTGTTAATTCGTCATCCTATGGAAGCTAATATTGCGCTTGTATGGTTAACAGGTAGTTTGTTTGGTCGTTCTATGCAGCATGTCATGACTATCTTGCCTTGGTTATGTGTGGGCATTCCAATCATTTTATATTACAGTCACAAACTTGATATTCTACATTTAGGTGATGAAGTAGCGACTGCACTCGGGACAGAAGTGAAACGTGTTAAAATGATGCTTTTACTGGCAGCTGTGATGTTAGCAGGTTCGGCTATCTCAGTTGTAGGGGGATTGAGTTTTCTAGGTTTAATTGCACCACATATAGCACGTAGCATTGTAGGGCATAAACATTTTCATATTGTGCTGATGTCTGGTTTGATCGGTAGCGTATTAATGGTAGTGGGTGATGCAGCCGCGCGTATCATTGCACCACCGATTGATATCCCGGTAGGTGTACTAATTGCGATTATTGGCGCACCTTACTTCTTGTTTGTGTTAAGAAAGATGTAA
- a CDS encoding iron ABC transporter permease, with the protein MSKQTMKSYDGHHQKRRTTLAFIVSVCFLVFAIYLNLAVGSSKINFQSLVDYFFSIKETKSTFIIHNVRMPRMVAAVMIGAALGVAGVLMQAITRNPLASPQIFGVNAGASFAVVLITVLIPSFAAYNVVFAFVGAFIGGLTVYLLADTTKGMTPIKLALAGMTIHLFFTSLTQGIILLHEDATTTVMFWLVGALHTIKWVHIVKVAPFLIAGLIGALLLGKQLAVLDLGDQIATGLGQNTQVIRAIAGFLVVILAGSCVAISGPIGFIGLIIPHIVKYYLNRNYFLIILLSMIMGANLLLLSDVLSRLIAFPFESPVGIVTSFVGAFYFLWITLRGVRTR; encoded by the coding sequence ATGTCAAAACAAACAATGAAATCATATGATGGACATCACCAAAAGAGACGCACCACGCTCGCATTTATTGTGAGCGTGTGCTTTCTTGTTTTTGCAATCTATTTAAATCTTGCAGTCGGATCGTCCAAAATTAACTTTCAGTCGCTTGTAGATTATTTTTTCTCTATAAAAGAAACGAAATCAACATTTATTATACATAACGTGCGCATGCCTCGAATGGTTGCTGCCGTGATGATTGGTGCTGCATTAGGTGTTGCAGGGGTGTTGATGCAAGCTATCACACGGAACCCATTGGCATCACCACAAATATTTGGTGTCAATGCCGGCGCTTCATTTGCTGTTGTGTTAATCACCGTGCTCATCCCATCTTTTGCAGCCTACAACGTGGTGTTCGCATTTGTCGGTGCGTTTATCGGGGGGTTGACCGTCTACTTGTTGGCAGATACAACAAAAGGCATGACGCCAATTAAGTTGGCGCTTGCTGGTATGACAATTCATTTGTTCTTTACAAGTTTGACGCAAGGGATTATTTTGTTGCATGAAGATGCGACAACGACAGTTATGTTTTGGCTCGTCGGTGCATTGCATACGATTAAATGGGTACATATTGTGAAGGTCGCACCATTTTTGATTGCAGGACTGATTGGCGCACTGCTACTAGGGAAACAACTTGCTGTACTTGATTTGGGCGATCAAATTGCAACAGGTCTCGGTCAAAATACGCAAGTGATTAGAGCGATAGCAGGATTTTTAGTTGTTATCTTAGCAGGCTCTTGTGTTGCCATTTCAGGGCCAATTGGATTTATCGGTTTGATTATCCCACATATCGTGAAATACTATCTCAACCGTAATTACTTTTTAATTATTTTGCTATCCATGATTATGGGGGCTAACTTGTTACTCTTATCTGATGTGTTAAGCCGATTGATTGCTTTCCCATTTGAATCTCCCGTAGGTATTGTGACTTCCTTTGTCGGTGCCTTTTACTTCTTATGGATTACGCTAAGAGGGGTGCGTACACGATGA
- a CDS encoding Fe(3+) dicitrate ABC transporter substrate-binding protein, translating to MNKNKWMGLIAMIAVMLLVAACGNANDSKKESSSSSKGEAVEVKHDGGTTKIEKEPKKVVALEYSFVDALVVLGVKPVGIADDGDKENIIDPIRDKVGDYKSVGDRKQPNLEVISQLKPDLIIADSNRHKGNYEQLSKIAPTILLPSLDSDYKQNLEAFKTIGKALSKEDEADKRLEAHKEKIEQYQKEITMDKDKKVLPAVISQSGLLAHSDKSYVGQFLHELGFKEALTKDVADQLPEYLNAPYLNMNSEQLSDVNPERMFIMVNGEDDPFYVKMKEDKVWNELDAVKNDRVHVVDRLTWAKFRGLISSEEIAKELAEISKSEK from the coding sequence GTGAACAAAAATAAATGGATGGGTCTAATCGCAATGATCGCTGTCATGTTACTTGTAGCAGCATGTGGGAATGCGAATGACTCAAAAAAAGAAAGTTCGTCTAGTTCAAAGGGAGAAGCCGTTGAAGTGAAACATGACGGTGGTACAACAAAAATAGAGAAAGAACCTAAAAAAGTTGTTGCACTTGAATACTCATTCGTCGATGCATTAGTGGTATTAGGTGTAAAACCAGTTGGTATTGCAGATGATGGCGACAAAGAAAATATCATTGATCCAATTCGTGATAAAGTTGGCGATTACAAGTCAGTTGGTGATCGTAAACAGCCAAACTTAGAAGTCATCAGTCAATTGAAACCAGACTTAATTATTGCAGATAGCAACCGCCATAAAGGAAATTATGAACAGTTGAGCAAGATTGCACCAACAATTTTGTTACCAAGTTTAGACTCAGATTATAAACAAAACTTAGAAGCATTTAAAACAATCGGTAAAGCATTATCAAAAGAAGATGAAGCGGATAAACGCCTTGAAGCGCATAAAGAAAAAATCGAACAGTACCAAAAAGAAATTACAATGGATAAAGACAAAAAAGTCTTACCAGCCGTTATTTCTCAATCAGGATTACTCGCACACTCTGACAAATCATACGTTGGTCAATTCTTACATGAGCTTGGCTTTAAAGAAGCATTGACAAAAGATGTTGCAGATCAGTTGCCAGAATACTTAAATGCACCATACTTGAACATGAACTCAGAACAGTTATCAGATGTAAACCCTGAACGTATGTTTATAATGGTGAATGGCGAAGATGACCCATTTTACGTTAAAATGAAAGAAGATAAGGTTTGGAATGAATTAGATGCTGTGAAGAATGATCGTGTACATGTTGTGGATCGTTTAACATGGGCGAAGTTCCGTGGTTTAATCTCTTCTGAAGAAATTGCCAAAGAACTTGCAGAGATTTCTAAATCAGAAAAATAA
- a CDS encoding alanine racemase — MGEIHIHLSKIKYNALLLQQMLYQRQIRMIPVAKCMAGDAQVESALRDLGFDLLAASRLNHISEVQTQRKDFMLIKGSLPEQAPRTVQLTRISLQTELETIRALNEAAIEQGTTHQLLLMVDWKDGREGVLTYEVVSYVKQIKKMKGIDFRGLAFNFMCYRQMPPTEDDLPYMNQFIEAVERDTGIHLHTISGGNSSMLMLAMYQDMGRINELRVGEAIFRGVETAYNMRLPQLYDQVVTMTGTILEIKPRLDLRTRQSYLQAVVDIGQLDTDVSDMVPMDDQLSIVGYTSDVLLIHLGLADYYQIGDKIPFELGYSAIAQSMHNQQLERNYIEDEGIELLIQGIVDKKKEKFSVHH; from the coding sequence ATGGGTGAGATTCATATTCATTTAAGCAAAATCAAATATAATGCGCTGTTATTACAACAGATGTTATATCAGCGCCAAATTCGTATGATTCCTGTCGCAAAATGTATGGCGGGCGATGCACAAGTTGAGAGTGCTTTGAGAGACTTGGGGTTTGATTTACTTGCAGCATCACGGTTAAATCATATTTCTGAAGTCCAAACACAGCGCAAAGACTTTATGTTAATTAAAGGGTCGCTCCCAGAACAAGCACCACGTACTGTGCAACTAACACGCATCAGCCTACAAACTGAGCTGGAAACGATTCGTGCGTTGAATGAAGCGGCAATTGAACAAGGCACAACACACCAGTTGCTGCTTATGGTGGACTGGAAAGATGGACGAGAAGGTGTGTTAACATACGAAGTGGTTTCGTATGTTAAACAAATTAAGAAGATGAAGGGCATTGACTTTAGAGGTCTTGCCTTTAACTTTATGTGTTACAGACAAATGCCACCAACTGAAGATGACTTACCTTATATGAACCAGTTTATTGAAGCGGTAGAACGAGATACAGGCATTCATTTGCATACCATTTCAGGTGGAAATTCAAGCATGCTCATGTTAGCGATGTACCAAGATATGGGACGTATCAATGAGTTACGCGTTGGAGAAGCAATATTTAGAGGTGTTGAAACGGCTTATAATATGCGATTGCCACAATTGTATGATCAGGTAGTAACGATGACTGGAACCATTCTTGAAATCAAGCCACGTCTAGATCTGAGAACACGTCAATCATACTTACAAGCAGTTGTAGATATTGGGCAGTTGGATACAGATGTAAGTGATATGGTACCAATGGATGATCAATTATCAATCGTTGGTTATACGAGTGATGTATTATTGATTCATCTCGGTTTGGCAGATTATTATCAAATAGGCGATAAGATTCCATTTGAACTTGGATATTCAGCTATTGCACAAAGCATGCACAATCAACAGTTAGAACGTAATTATATAGAAGATGAAGGCATTGAGTTGCTCATTCAAGGGATTGTTGATAAGAAAAAAGAAAAATTTAGTGTACACCATTGA
- a CDS encoding IucA/IucC family protein has product MTMMHQHKADQLIQYRVLLACMKESLFPSTAYIETTKGEVMIQYQEHLLHVNYLTKSAFFQMTMEGPISYSIGKEKKEVVCLRELIEILKANFGIDFHERLIDELEHSVLGLSLSLRQYEHRETAMRHALKFSRMPSELNFIAWLAHMNEDSDFSALGYTEGMIWHGHPSHPLTKTKLPLTSGDIQAYAPEFMRIVPLKIVLLHKNIVQETAMNDDANFVLNTVIPDMKRQLQQYLAPYDVALEDYRVLFIHPWQYEHVIVTQFSEYIRTHQLIPTPLTVDAKPTLSFRTMYLLGRPFHIKLPVNVQATSAVRTVSTVTTVDGPRLSHQLQAMLTQYPTLQVAMEPYGVHIDAPADIARQCAMIVRESPENTHRDIIQMVTACLIERNPVDNQVAVDSLIEYLYGKINETTISNFIRTYSQALIIPLIAYIQQYGIALEAHQQNTILEVDKNNQTLSFIVRDLGGARLDLSTLQRAIPGVEVTNTSLIAENIDAVIAKFQHAVIQNQLGTLIHHFKHKYQCDEQALYEIIRDVLYEAIDDTQPHAMALKRILFGEEVVVKALLNMRMKQQVKKYTTIALENPLHEKRVF; this is encoded by the coding sequence ATGACAATGATGCATCAACATAAAGCAGATCAACTGATTCAATATCGTGTGTTATTAGCGTGTATGAAAGAATCGCTGTTCCCATCGACTGCGTATATTGAGACAACAAAAGGCGAAGTAATGATTCAATATCAAGAACACCTTTTACATGTGAACTACCTGACGAAAAGTGCATTCTTTCAAATGACGATGGAGGGCCCGATTAGTTATTCGATAGGAAAAGAAAAGAAAGAAGTAGTGTGTTTACGTGAACTTATTGAAATATTAAAGGCAAACTTTGGTATAGACTTTCATGAGCGACTCATAGACGAGCTGGAACATAGTGTACTTGGATTATCACTGAGCCTTCGTCAATATGAACATCGAGAAACAGCGATGCGTCATGCATTAAAATTTTCACGTATGCCGAGTGAATTGAACTTTATTGCATGGTTGGCACATATGAATGAAGATAGTGACTTCTCTGCACTTGGGTACACAGAAGGGATGATTTGGCATGGCCATCCGTCACATCCATTAACGAAAACAAAGCTACCGTTAACATCTGGAGATATTCAAGCCTATGCGCCAGAGTTTATGCGGATAGTACCCTTAAAGATTGTGTTACTACATAAAAATATCGTACAAGAAACGGCAATGAATGATGATGCAAACTTTGTATTGAACACTGTTATTCCAGATATGAAGCGACAATTGCAACAATATCTTGCACCGTATGATGTGGCACTTGAAGATTATCGAGTATTATTCATCCATCCTTGGCAATATGAACATGTGATTGTCACACAATTCAGTGAGTACATCCGTACACATCAACTGATCCCAACACCTTTAACGGTTGATGCAAAACCAACGTTATCGTTCAGGACGATGTACTTGTTAGGACGCCCTTTCCACATTAAATTACCAGTCAATGTTCAAGCGACAAGTGCAGTGCGCACAGTATCAACAGTGACAACAGTAGACGGTCCACGACTCAGTCATCAACTGCAAGCGATGTTGACGCAATATCCTACGTTACAAGTAGCGATGGAACCATATGGTGTGCATATTGATGCACCAGCTGACATTGCACGACAATGTGCAATGATTGTACGTGAATCTCCAGAGAACACTCATAGAGATATTATACAAATGGTGACGGCATGTTTAATTGAACGTAATCCTGTTGACAATCAGGTGGCAGTGGATAGTTTGATTGAATACTTATACGGAAAGATAAATGAAACGACGATTTCAAACTTCATCCGTACATATAGCCAAGCATTGATAATACCGTTAATTGCGTATATTCAGCAATACGGAATTGCTCTAGAAGCACACCAACAAAATACGATTTTAGAAGTGGATAAAAATAATCAAACACTGTCTTTTATTGTTAGAGATTTGGGTGGCGCTCGCTTGGATTTATCAACATTACAGCGTGCAATACCGGGGGTAGAAGTGACTAATACAAGCCTTATTGCGGAAAATATTGATGCTGTGATTGCGAAATTCCAACATGCTGTTATCCAAAATCAACTGGGGACACTCATTCATCATTTTAAACACAAGTATCAATGTGATGAACAAGCATTGTACGAAATTATTCGTGACGTTTTATATGAAGCAATTGATGACACACAACCGCATGCGATGGCATTGAAACGTATATTGTTTGGTGAAGAAGTAGTTGTTAAGGCACTCTTAAACATGCGCATGAAACAACAAGTAAAAAAATACACAACAATTGCACTGGAAAATCCACTGCATGAAAAGAGGGTGTTTTAA
- a CDS encoding MFS transporter, protein MAKWFYSGAFLLFLGNWIGQIALNWYAYQLNHRAFDLAWINFFRLVPIFLLSIWAGAIADRFRRCTLIKLSISCSLMITATLTCAIVIMGEISVYYLYLYAFLRGCMSAIETPVRQAVLPDLSDNLSISKAVSYQSFILNTCRSIGPAISGFLIASTGVQSAFVVQAICYVLSLIVSMPLRFEVAEQPNCKKSGAFAVAWQYFKVHTQGRHIFMTALLMMATGYCYTTLLPILTDTHYPNNAKLFGVAMAISAAGGIIATLIIPKMLQYISSQRLYYISSILFGGSLMCIYPFGVVGLILMIFFVGLFGQIARTTNRIYFQNDIDSAHRGKILSVVMMDRGMIPLGALLMSVLSEYVDIAMTFMTMGMATLLIAISSYIVMIKTNGGTSQ, encoded by the coding sequence GTGGCAAAATGGTTCTATTCCGGTGCCTTTTTACTCTTTCTTGGTAATTGGATTGGACAAATTGCGTTAAACTGGTATGCCTATCAATTAAATCATCGTGCATTTGATCTTGCATGGATTAATTTCTTTCGCTTAGTGCCCATATTTTTATTGAGTATATGGGCAGGGGCAATTGCCGATCGCTTTAGACGTTGTACACTTATCAAGTTAAGTATTAGTTGCTCACTTATGATTACAGCAACATTAACGTGTGCAATTGTCATAATGGGAGAGATTTCTGTCTATTACCTTTACCTTTATGCTTTTTTACGTGGGTGTATGAGTGCGATTGAAACACCTGTTAGACAGGCAGTTTTACCAGATTTATCAGATAATCTTTCTATCTCGAAAGCTGTCTCTTACCAATCATTTATTTTGAATACATGCCGATCTATCGGTCCAGCAATATCTGGATTTCTTATCGCATCGACAGGTGTTCAAAGTGCCTTTGTCGTACAAGCTATTTGTTACGTATTATCGTTGATTGTAAGTATGCCACTTCGTTTTGAAGTAGCAGAGCAACCGAATTGTAAAAAAAGCGGGGCATTCGCCGTTGCATGGCAATATTTTAAAGTACATACACAAGGGCGTCATATTTTTATGACCGCACTTCTTATGATGGCAACAGGGTATTGTTATACGACATTGTTACCCATATTAACAGATACACATTATCCCAATAATGCAAAACTATTTGGTGTTGCGATGGCAATCAGTGCAGCTGGAGGGATTATAGCGACACTCATCATACCGAAAATGCTACAATATATCTCTTCACAACGCCTATATTATATCAGCTCGATATTATTTGGGGGGAGTTTGATGTGCATCTATCCATTTGGTGTCGTTGGATTGATACTGATGATCTTTTTTGTAGGTTTATTTGGACAGATTGCACGTACAACGAATCGTATCTATTTTCAAAATGATATCGATTCAGCACATCGTGGTAAAATATTGAGTGTTGTAATGATGGATCGTGGGATGATCCCACTCGGTGCGTTACTAATGAGTGTGTTATCGGAATATGTAGACATTGCGATGACATTTATGACCATGGGGATGGCAACTTTATTAATAGCGATAAGCAGTTATATTGTGATGATTAAGACGAATGGAGGCACAAGTCAATGA
- a CDS encoding IucA/IucC family protein, with product MNAEHKQIETPITIMTNDERATYETICKKNLKWAESFQQALSVGRDRITARLITSIYRENLIDGYIHSEIVDHTSLPESPLQHETVLEIQFSQSQMFLCAQITGHHAFNRIDVVGPFYWRQNDHYERIKHPNHLLDAIIAENAQYTGPAAEQFRDDLNNSACYMALAISYQQLKYRHTTDTLLTIIEQQSDPYLASEQAVVEGHPIHPGAKLRKGMTAEETIAYSSEYEQPIGLRFILVHQNYVKVQNLNKSFDAILYDAFDGLEAACEQALHTSKLDRSDYQLMIVHPWQYDHILSADYADELAQQIILPVDVTYDYYAGLSFRTLMPKRPKLTPHIKLSTNVHITGEIRTLSEQTTHNGPLMTQILRDITTHDTWFSHVSTSAVDELAGVHFFNQNDTPDTQERRSEQLGTLLRHNIYHDLDDTVLPLIPSSLIVGTPRQESSLIIELVERYHQHHPELSQHTAVQQWFSRYATSLIDYVMPLLIKYGIALEAHLQNTIAVFNKEDGLLNHMYIRDFEGLRIDTQQLNKMGYDTSNFHEKSRILTDSQKSVFNKAFYATVQNHLGELVAALSDYYTAESLESDLWHIVRDHIESLFTTFRNDDFDTQRLEEIEEIFFNSVIDYKCVTTMRLLDEAHAYTYVKVENPLAHHEVVKSTFRI from the coding sequence ATGAATGCTGAACATAAACAAATAGAAACACCGATAACCATCATGACAAATGATGAACGCGCAACATATGAGACAATCTGCAAGAAAAACCTAAAATGGGCAGAGTCATTTCAACAAGCTTTATCGGTCGGTCGTGATCGAATTACTGCAAGACTCATCACATCAATTTATCGAGAAAATCTAATAGATGGATACATACACAGTGAGATAGTTGATCATACTTCATTGCCTGAATCACCACTTCAACACGAGACTGTTCTTGAAATACAGTTTTCTCAATCTCAGATGTTTTTATGTGCACAGATTACAGGTCACCATGCATTTAACCGAATTGATGTCGTTGGTCCTTTTTATTGGCGTCAAAACGATCATTATGAGCGCATCAAACATCCCAATCATCTGCTCGATGCAATCATCGCTGAGAATGCGCAATACACAGGACCAGCTGCTGAACAATTTCGTGATGATTTAAACAATAGCGCTTGTTATATGGCACTTGCAATAAGCTATCAGCAATTGAAATATCGTCATACAACAGATACGCTTTTAACAATAATCGAACAACAATCAGATCCCTACCTTGCGTCTGAACAAGCCGTTGTAGAAGGCCACCCTATTCATCCAGGTGCAAAGTTGCGCAAAGGGATGACGGCAGAAGAAACGATTGCTTATTCTTCAGAGTATGAACAACCCATAGGACTGCGTTTTATATTAGTGCATCAAAACTATGTAAAAGTACAAAACTTAAACAAATCATTTGATGCGATATTATATGATGCATTCGACGGTTTAGAAGCAGCATGCGAACAAGCCCTTCACACATCGAAACTTGATCGTTCGGATTACCAACTCATGATTGTACATCCTTGGCAATATGACCACATATTGTCTGCAGATTATGCTGACGAGTTGGCGCAACAAATCATTTTACCCGTAGATGTAACATATGATTATTATGCCGGTTTATCTTTTCGTACATTGATGCCAAAACGCCCTAAATTGACGCCACACATCAAACTCTCGACCAACGTTCATATTACAGGGGAAATACGTACGCTATCAGAACAAACAACACACAACGGTCCGTTAATGACCCAAATATTGCGCGATATTACAACACATGACACATGGTTTTCTCACGTCTCAACAAGTGCTGTTGACGAGTTAGCAGGCGTACACTTTTTCAATCAAAATGACACGCCAGACACTCAAGAACGTCGTAGTGAACAACTCGGTACACTGTTGCGCCATAACATCTATCACGATCTTGATGACACTGTTTTACCTTTAATTCCTTCCAGTTTGATTGTAGGTACACCTCGCCAAGAATCATCCTTAATCATCGAACTGGTTGAGCGGTACCATCAGCATCATCCAGAACTTAGCCAACATACCGCTGTTCAACAATGGTTCTCTCGATATGCTACTTCGTTAATTGATTACGTCATGCCACTTTTAATTAAATATGGTATTGCACTCGAAGCGCATTTACAAAATACGATTGCCGTTTTTAACAAAGAAGATGGCTTACTCAATCATATGTATATCCGAGACTTTGAAGGACTGCGTATTGATACACAACAACTTAATAAAATGGGGTATGACACATCAAACTTTCATGAAAAATCTCGTATTTTGACAGACAGTCAGAAGTCAGTCTTTAATAAAGCGTTTTATGCGACCGTTCAAAATCATCTTGGCGAACTTGTCGCTGCATTAAGTGATTATTATACAGCCGAATCCCTTGAATCAGATTTATGGCACATAGTCCGTGATCATATAGAATCTTTATTCACAACCTTCCGTAATGATGACTTTGATACACAAAGACTTGAAGAAATTGAAGAGATTTTCTTTAATTCAGTTATTGACTATAAATGTGTAACAACAATGCGTCTATTAGATGAAGCACACGCCTATACTTATGTAAAAGTAGAAAACCCCTTGGCACATCACGAGGTTGTGAAAAGTACGTTTAGAATTTAA